TGCATGCCTGTGGCCACGATGCCCATACCGCCATGCTGCTCGGTGCTGCCCACCTGTTGCGTGAGCGCTTTGCGGCTGAACAGTTGCGTGGCCGGGTGCGCTTCCTGTTCCAGCCGTCTGAAGAGGGTTGGGATGATGAGGTAAAGAGTGGTGGTTTGCGGATGGTTGAAGAGGGTGCATTGGATGGGGTTGATGCCGTTATTGCCCTGCACGTCGACTCAACCCTGCCCGTTGGTCAGGTGACCATCCGCGGCGGTTGGACCTCGGCTGCCGTTGATGATTTTAAGGGCTATATCCGCGGTACCGGCGGCCACGGTGCATACCCACATCTCGGCACCGATCCGGTGTTTATGCTTTCACACGTTCTGAATGCGCTGTTTGGTATTCGCGCCCGCCTGATCAACCCGATGGAACCGGCTATTCTCAGCGTTGGCACCGTGCGGGGTGGCCATGCTTCCAACGTTATTCCGAGCGAGATCTTCGTGCAGGGAACCCTGCGTAGCTTCAGCGAAGAAGTACGCGCTAAACTGGCCCGCGAAGTTGAACGCGCCTTCGCAGTGGCGGAAGCATTTGGCGGGAGCGCTGAAGTCAAGATCACCCGCGGCTATCCCGCTGGTTGGAACGACGAGCGTGTAGCCGAGTGGATGAGCAATGTTGCCGGTGATTTTCTTGGCGCTGATGCGATTGATCGTTCGCGCACCGGGATGGGAGCAGAAGATTTTGCCTACATGACGAAAAAGGCACCAGGTGCCATGCTGATGCTCGGTGCCGCGATCAATGACGGCATCGTGCGCGGGCACCATACCCCCATCTTCGACATTGATGAACGCGCACTCCCCATTGGCACCGCTATCCTGGCCGAGACCGCTCTCCGCTTTCTGCGCGGAGAAGTGAAACTGTAGTCGACTACTACCAGGGAGGGTAGAGAAACAACCTGCCCTCCCTGATCTTCACCCTGCCAGTCCCCCTAGCTTCTGCCAGTAACGAGCCAGACCACGCCAGCTCAATGTTAATGGGCCGGTCTGCTGAATAATTGCCAACTGTTCGGCTGGCGAGAGCGTAGCCGCTTCATTCGCCAATGCCGCTTCTAACACAGCCGTTCCAGTCTGTTCATCATGGCCGGCAATCAGACTTTGGCGGACAATCTCGGCCCATTGCTGCAAGCGCAGCCGGGCATCGGCCAGATGAAAGGCGACATCGTCATAGGCACCAAAGTGGGTCAGACACAACCACTGCGGACGCAATTGCTCAATCAAATCGTGAGTGCGCGACCACGCTTCCAGATCGATATCAGGCGGCGGTGTCGCCGGCCTGGTCATCCGCACTCCCGGTAGGCGGACACCGGTATTATCACCCACAAAGGCAGTACCATTCGCCTCGTCAAACCAGATCAGGTGATGTTTCGCGTGCCCAGGAGCATCAAATGCGCGCAGCGGATGACCTCTGAGGTATAACGTCTCACCACCGGTGTAGGTACGAATCCGTTCGTGAGCCACCGGACGCACATCACCCCACAAAGTTGCCATGCGATCAGCGTAAAGCTGGGCTGCGCTATTGAGCAACCGTGAAGGATCGATCAAATGTGGCGCACCGCGCTCGTGAACATGAATCGTCAGATGCGGATTCTCTGCGGCAAGCAGACCAGTTGCGCCGGCATGATCGAGATGGATATGCGTTAACACAATCGCTCGCAGATCGGCGACCGTCAACCCGTGCGCACGTAATCCGGTACGCAGGGCTGCCAGCGTACTGGCCGGCCCCGGATCAACCAGCGCCGGTTCGTCACCCAACAGCAAGAATGTACCGATCACATGAGGCCGACCAAGATGGTGAACATCAATTAAGGCAACGTTATGTGGTGTCGGATAGATTTCCATAAGGTTGTAGATAAACCTCAACGACAATTTTGCGATATAAGTATCTGCATTGTAACATAATGTCAGTTCGGGTTGAGTCGACACGGGGTGAAGTCCGGCCATTGACGTTCCTTCACGGTAGCGATTGCACGGCTGTGGCGTCACATATCGCCGATTGCAGATCTGTCAAGCGACTCGATACCGCTTCACCATGACCATCCGGCACGACTCGAACGACCGGTGTGAACATTAGCGCGCCTGTGGTATGCAGGTGTCGCAACCATTCCAGGGAGCACTCACTGCTGCCGGATAGAATCTCCTCAACGTGCAGTTCAGGGGCGGATGAAAAGTTCTACTTCATCAGGAAGCTCTGAATCAAACCTCTAACCTCTCCTCTCCCGTGCCGCGAGGGGTCAATGGCGAGGGCGGTCAGGTTGTCCGCAAGACGCTCTCAAACGCTGTCCGCCATTGAATCACGGGCAGGAGTATCTGTGCCACAGGTCTGGCGTACAGTACCACTACTTCCGATCCACCACACACCCCAGAGACGCACAGTTGTTACGCCAGTGCAGCATCTGGAGACTGCAAACGATAGCGGTTATCGACAGATCGCGGCGAACAACGCATGGGCTGCTGCTATCTGCGTTCAACTCACACTTACCGACCATCGTGCGTTGCAGGCTTGCCCAGAAACGCCTTATCAGGATGGCATGGAGATTGGCGGTTGTACCTCTCACCCAATACCGGAGCGCGTTGGGGGCAAAAGCGTGGCTTCCGCACTGCAAGTGATGCAACCCAGGCACTACAACAGGAAAAAAGCCTATTTAGTAGCGCGTTCTCTGGATGCAAGCTACGCCTGTAGAGGCCTGGCACCAGGGTATGGGTTATACTCAACCGCCGGGGAGAAATACATCACGACAATTCTTCATCAAATCTACTCAAATTCTCATCAAGTTCTGCACAATACCGTGCTACAACTCTCTCGAAGAATAGTATTCGCAGACGTGAGGTACCCAATGGAACAAGAACACCGCGATCTTTTCGACCTTGGCCTTCAGGCCGATCTGACCATGCTGCAACAGTCACCGCTGACTCGACGCCGTCTCTTAAAGTTGGGGTTGGTCGGGATTACCAGCTTTCTGGCCGGTTGTACACCCTTCGCCGGTCAGTCATCTACGCCAACAGGTGGGCCAACGTCCACCTCTGTGGCAGGTTCGGGTAGTGTATCCAGCCCGACAGCGCTACCAGCCAGTCCCACAGCACTACCGGCCAGTCCAACGGTAGCCGCCACTGTTAGCACGCCTACCACGGCAGTCACTCCAACCTCAGCTCCGGTTGCCGAATGTGTTTCACCGATTCCAACCGAGACTGCGGGCCCCTTCCCTGGGGATGGCTCGCAGGGGGCAAGTCTCAATGTGCTTGCCCGATCCGGTGTGGTACGCCAGGACATTCGGACGAGCCTCGGCACCGGTAACCTTGCCGCCGGCATTCCGCTCCGTCTGGAATTGAAGCTGGTGCGGGCCGGTGGCGATTGTGCGCCACTCGCCGGTTATGCGTTGTACGCCTGGCATTGTGATGCGCAGGGACGCTATTCAATGTACAGCAGTGGGGTGGAAGGCGAGGATTATCTGCGCGGGGTGCAGGCTGCTGATGCGAACGGGATTGTTGTCTTCCAAACCATCTTCCCCGGATGCTATTCTGGACGCTGGCCGCACGTCCACTTTGAAATCTATCCTTCGCTGGATCAGGCCACCAGTGCACGCAATGTGGTGCACACCTCACAACTGGCTCTCCCGGAAGATATTTGCCGGCAAGTCTACGCTGATCCGCAATACGGTAACAGTTTGAATAATCTTGGTCGTATTTCGCTGGAGCGCGACGGCATCTTTCGCGATGGCTGGCAGACCCAGATGGCAACAGTGACCGGATCGCTGAACGATGGCCTGGTAGCC
This genomic window from Chloroflexus aurantiacus J-10-fl contains:
- a CDS encoding intradiol ring-cleavage dioxygenase; amino-acid sequence: MEQEHRDLFDLGLQADLTMLQQSPLTRRRLLKLGLVGITSFLAGCTPFAGQSSTPTGGPTSTSVAGSGSVSSPTALPASPTALPASPTVAATVSTPTTAVTPTSAPVAECVSPIPTETAGPFPGDGSQGASLNVLARSGVVRQDIRTSLGTGNLAAGIPLRLELKLVRAGGDCAPLAGYALYAWHCDAQGRYSMYSSGVEGEDYLRGVQAADANGIVVFQTIFPGCYSGRWPHVHFEIYPSLDQATSARNVVHTSQLALPEDICRQVYADPQYGNSLNNLGRISLERDGIFRDGWQTQMATVTGSLNDGLVARLTIGVPGV
- a CDS encoding MBL fold metallo-hydrolase, which translates into the protein MEIYPTPHNVALIDVHHLGRPHVIGTFLLLGDEPALVDPGPASTLAALRTGLRAHGLTVADLRAIVLTHIHLDHAGATGLLAAENPHLTIHVHERGAPHLIDPSRLLNSAAQLYADRMATLWGDVRPVAHERIRTYTGGETLYLRGHPLRAFDAPGHAKHHLIWFDEANGTAFVGDNTGVRLPGVRMTRPATPPPDIDLEAWSRTHDLIEQLRPQWLCLTHFGAYDDVAFHLADARLRLQQWAEIVRQSLIAGHDEQTGTAVLEAALANEAATLSPAEQLAIIQQTGPLTLSWRGLARYWQKLGGLAG
- a CDS encoding M20 metallopeptidase family protein, translated to MMLERAQALADEIIRIRRDIHAHPELGFQEHRTAALVADTLHEIGGIKVTTGVAKTGVVGELGDGDGPVIAIRADMDALPIQEENQVEYASTNPGVMHACGHDAHTAMLLGAAHLLRERFAAEQLRGRVRFLFQPSEEGWDDEVKSGGLRMVEEGALDGVDAVIALHVDSTLPVGQVTIRGGWTSAAVDDFKGYIRGTGGHGAYPHLGTDPVFMLSHVLNALFGIRARLINPMEPAILSVGTVRGGHASNVIPSEIFVQGTLRSFSEEVRAKLAREVERAFAVAEAFGGSAEVKITRGYPAGWNDERVAEWMSNVAGDFLGADAIDRSRTGMGAEDFAYMTKKAPGAMLMLGAAINDGIVRGHHTPIFDIDERALPIGTAILAETALRFLRGEVKL